In Geopsychrobacter electrodiphilus DSM 16401, a single window of DNA contains:
- a CDS encoding DMT family transporter, which produces MPTNPHLRGLLITVAAVLILSPDALLVKLMQTDAWTMLFWRSLISSASLLVGLTVIYRRKIFWIFRKSGRLGLTSGIITAWGSLLFIGALYHTTAANTLVILAATPLFAALIGRLSGQDRISRLTLLTACSVFGGIALLFIESFSADNLLGNLMALGASSLWGGNLVVLRQARERNMIPAVALGAILAVPLSLLFGAAPLSIGAHDLLLLSLQGTLVLPISFALITSGARDLPAAEVSLILLLETLLGPLWVWLVVGEAPGSLTLGAGIFVLCALALHSLISLRLRQSHLILD; this is translated from the coding sequence ATGCCAACTAATCCTCATCTGCGTGGCCTGCTGATTACGGTCGCAGCGGTTCTGATTCTGAGTCCTGACGCCCTGCTGGTCAAGCTAATGCAGACCGATGCCTGGACCATGCTTTTTTGGCGAAGCTTGATCTCTAGCGCAAGCCTCCTGGTTGGACTCACGGTTATTTATCGACGCAAAATTTTTTGGATTTTCAGGAAATCTGGACGCTTGGGCCTGACTTCCGGCATCATCACTGCCTGGGGTTCGCTTCTGTTTATCGGGGCGCTCTACCACACCACCGCGGCAAATACCCTGGTGATTCTGGCCGCAACTCCTCTCTTTGCAGCCTTGATTGGACGCCTGAGCGGTCAGGACCGGATCTCACGGTTAACATTATTGACTGCTTGCTCTGTTTTTGGCGGAATCGCCCTGCTTTTTATTGAAAGTTTTTCAGCTGACAATCTGCTAGGGAACCTGATGGCCCTGGGTGCATCGAGCCTTTGGGGCGGGAATCTGGTGGTCCTTCGCCAGGCCCGGGAACGCAACATGATTCCCGCGGTTGCTCTGGGTGCAATTTTGGCGGTGCCGTTAAGCCTGCTGTTCGGAGCTGCCCCGCTCAGCATTGGAGCACATGATCTTCTGCTCCTCAGCCTGCAGGGGACGCTGGTACTGCCGATCTCATTCGCGTTGATCACCAGCGGAGCACGAGATCTGCCGGCGGCGGAGGTCAGCCTGATTCTGTTGCTGGAAACCCTGCTCGGACCTCTCTGGGTCTGGCTGGTAGTCGGCGAGGCGCCTGGGTCACTGACTCTCGGAGCAGGAATTTTTGTCCTCTGCGCCCTTGCCCTGCATTCCCTGATCTCACTCCGCCTCAGACAAAGCCACCTGATCCTTGATTAA
- a CDS encoding GlxA family transcriptional regulator — MLNVAILAFDNCLQSSIAGPLDLFTVANWEKKKRNKTDPSPFCRWEVLTVDGGPVVCFSQDPLVPHCSIHACRQPDLIILPSVLGNIEALRQEKQAIAWLKDQHARGVVIASICAGAFLSAEAGILNGREATTHWQLAERFRQTYPKVKLQADQILIDGGDYICAGGTSAHQDLAIYLLEKYGSTDLADSCARMMLIDRVRRQQAPYIRFRRHKNHGDESIALVQRHLEQHLTDRTSVVEMAGMAQMVERTFLRRFKKATGDSPLEYLQRLRVEAAKRLLERGETRIELITGAVGYEDASSFRRLFKQIVGVSPTVYRRRFVELRGG; from the coding sequence ATGCTCAACGTCGCCATACTGGCCTTTGATAATTGCCTGCAATCCAGCATTGCCGGCCCGCTGGATCTGTTTACGGTGGCGAATTGGGAAAAAAAGAAGCGAAATAAGACAGATCCCTCACCTTTTTGTCGCTGGGAAGTCCTGACTGTAGATGGGGGTCCGGTCGTCTGCTTCAGCCAGGACCCTCTGGTTCCTCATTGTTCAATCCACGCGTGTCGGCAACCCGACCTGATAATTCTGCCTTCAGTGCTAGGGAACATCGAGGCGTTGCGACAGGAGAAACAAGCAATTGCCTGGCTTAAAGATCAACATGCGCGGGGGGTCGTTATCGCGAGTATCTGCGCTGGAGCATTTCTGTCTGCGGAGGCCGGAATTTTAAATGGACGCGAAGCGACCACGCACTGGCAATTGGCGGAGCGGTTTCGCCAGACCTATCCCAAAGTGAAGTTGCAGGCGGATCAAATTCTGATTGATGGAGGGGATTACATCTGCGCCGGCGGGACGAGCGCTCATCAGGACTTGGCGATTTACCTGTTGGAAAAATACGGTTCGACCGACCTGGCAGATAGCTGCGCGCGGATGATGCTGATCGATCGAGTGCGACGTCAGCAGGCACCCTATATCCGCTTTCGCCGACACAAAAATCATGGTGATGAGTCGATTGCTCTGGTGCAACGCCACCTTGAACAACATCTTACAGACCGGACCAGTGTGGTCGAGATGGCCGGAATGGCGCAAATGGTTGAGCGCACCTTTTTGCGGCGATTCAAGAAGGCGACTGGTGATTCACCGTTGGAATATCTGCAACGCTTGCGGGTTGAAGCAGCAAAGCGTTTATTGGAACGGGGTGAAACCCGCATTGAATTGATTACTGGTGCCGTTGGTTATGAAGACGCCAGTTCCTTCCGTCGCCTCTTCAAACAGATTGTTGGAGTTTCACCGACGGTTTATCGTCGTCGTTTTGTGGAGTTGCGAGGAGGTTAA
- a CDS encoding permease — translation MGIKTIGLIYLLLVTCAYIWAFGRDPDKARDSIKAGATSLLNLLPMLFAIFALVGLFQEFLPAEMIESVMGTGNPALSLLVGGLLGAVSIGPPLASYPIAGSLLSHGAWPPAVAAFIMSWISVGVVTLPFEARIFTWRFALVRNSLTLVAALISGLFLGGLL, via the coding sequence ATGGGAATAAAAACTATCGGTCTGATCTATCTGCTTTTGGTCACCTGCGCCTACATTTGGGCCTTTGGGCGTGATCCAGATAAGGCTCGTGATTCAATTAAGGCTGGTGCGACATCTTTATTGAACTTGCTCCCCATGCTGTTTGCCATTTTTGCCCTGGTCGGGCTGTTTCAGGAATTTCTTCCAGCTGAGATGATTGAATCCGTGATGGGAACTGGAAACCCCGCGCTCTCCTTACTTGTCGGCGGGTTGCTCGGGGCGGTTTCAATCGGCCCGCCATTGGCATCCTATCCCATCGCAGGGTCCTTGCTAAGTCATGGTGCCTGGCCGCCTGCGGTGGCGGCCTTCATCATGTCGTGGATTTCCGTCGGTGTGGTAACCCTCCCCTTTGAAGCCAGAATATTCACCTGGCGCTTCGCCCTGGTGCGGAACAGTTTGACCCTGGTCGCCGCACTCATATCCGGACTCTTCCTTGGAGGATTATTGTGA
- the cbiQ gene encoding cobalt ECF transporter T component CbiQ codes for MNATLLIVSPLWLLVLLLLPLTVYFGFRMLLGFARKEQGGRERDWSVPQIEFAGGDSPVHRWDIRFKLASFLFVAFLAVSLKHPQSAAVAVLLALIGNRMAAIPWRRGLKRLVGMTGFLSMFLLMLPLTAVHLAGDQLIGFNGLGWLTFNLRGLDLALLIILRAASVALLMEPLLATAPLPETLAGLSRMGVPQRISELLLISHRYLYVFMHEARRMQIGMDVRGFHKATNMATLRSVGNYVGMLFVRSFERTERVHMAMLARGYQGTWPQPFRFKSCPADYLKTLLVVGCGLLLVIWDQLLPAGF; via the coding sequence GTGAATGCAACCCTCCTGATCGTTTCTCCACTCTGGCTACTGGTGCTCCTGCTGTTGCCCCTGACGGTCTATTTCGGATTTCGCATGCTGCTCGGGTTTGCACGTAAGGAACAAGGCGGCAGGGAGCGTGACTGGTCAGTGCCGCAAATAGAATTTGCTGGCGGCGATTCGCCGGTACACCGTTGGGACATCCGCTTTAAATTGGCTAGTTTTCTCTTTGTCGCCTTTCTGGCGGTTTCACTTAAACATCCGCAATCGGCAGCGGTTGCAGTCCTTTTGGCCCTGATCGGCAACCGTATGGCTGCCATCCCCTGGCGGCGGGGGCTGAAGCGTCTGGTCGGGATGACCGGCTTTTTGTCGATGTTTCTGCTGATGCTGCCCCTGACGGCGGTACATCTGGCGGGCGACCAGCTTATCGGTTTTAACGGACTCGGCTGGCTAACCTTCAACCTGCGCGGACTTGATCTTGCGCTCCTGATTATATTGCGTGCAGCAAGCGTAGCGCTGTTGATGGAGCCTCTGCTGGCGACGGCCCCGCTGCCTGAAACCCTGGCGGGACTCTCGCGGATGGGGGTGCCGCAGCGCATCTCAGAACTGCTGCTGATTAGCCACCGCTACCTCTATGTTTTTATGCACGAAGCCAGGCGCATGCAGATCGGTATGGATGTGCGCGGTTTTCATAAAGCGACCAATATGGCCACCCTGCGTTCGGTTGGAAACTATGTCGGCATGCTCTTTGTGCGCAGTTTTGAACGCACCGAGCGGGTGCACATGGCGATGCTGGCACGCGGCTACCAGGGCACCTGGCCTCAGCCTTTCCGCTTTAAGTCCTGTCCTGCCGACTATTTAAAAACGCTGTTGGTTGTGGGCTGTGGCCTGTTGCTGGTGATCTGGGATCAACTGCTCCCGGCCGGATTCTAA
- a CDS encoding NADH peroxidase — MKKFVCTICGYVHEGDTAPDCCPQCNAPAEKFALVDPNATLTWADEHRIGVAQGVDAEILEGLRANFTGECTEVGMYLAMSRQADREGYPEIAEAYKRIAFEEAEHASRFAELLGECVVADTKTNLQARVEAEHGACAGKKKLATRAKELNLDAIHDTVHEMCKDEARHGSAFAGLLKRYFA, encoded by the coding sequence ATGAAAAAGTTTGTCTGCACAATCTGCGGTTATGTTCACGAAGGCGACACTGCTCCGGACTGTTGCCCGCAGTGTAATGCACCCGCAGAAAAATTTGCCCTGGTCGATCCAAACGCCACCCTGACCTGGGCCGACGAGCACCGTATCGGCGTTGCTCAAGGGGTTGATGCTGAAATTCTCGAGGGTCTGCGTGCCAACTTTACCGGTGAGTGCACCGAGGTCGGTATGTATCTGGCGATGAGCCGTCAAGCCGATCGTGAAGGCTATCCCGAGATTGCCGAAGCCTACAAGCGGATTGCATTCGAAGAAGCTGAACATGCCTCCCGCTTTGCAGAACTGCTCGGCGAGTGCGTTGTTGCTGACACCAAGACCAACCTTCAGGCACGGGTTGAAGCAGAGCACGGCGCCTGTGCGGGCAAGAAAAAACTGGCCACTCGCGCCAAAGAACTCAACCTTGATGCGATCCATGATACCGTTCACGAAATGTGCAAAGATGAAGCCCGTCACGGCTCTGCTTTTGCCGGTCTGCTGAAACGTTACTTCGCCTGA
- the msrA gene encoding peptide-methionine (S)-S-oxide reductase MsrA, translating into MNMTRAYFAAGCFWGVEKKFAEVSGVTATVVGYMGGDWPNPAYAQVCTGETGHAETVMVEFDPQQVSYTRLLEHFWRLHNPTCRNYQGLDIGSQYRSAIFYTEEDQRRAAEKSRQAETDSGRHAAPIVTEITSAGIFWRAEDYHQQYLDK; encoded by the coding sequence ATGAACATGACCCGTGCTTATTTCGCAGCTGGTTGTTTCTGGGGGGTGGAAAAGAAATTCGCTGAAGTTTCAGGCGTGACTGCGACCGTCGTCGGTTATATGGGGGGCGACTGGCCGAACCCGGCCTATGCACAGGTCTGTACGGGAGAAACCGGACATGCCGAGACTGTCATGGTTGAATTTGATCCGCAGCAGGTCAGCTACACTAGGCTGTTGGAGCACTTTTGGCGGCTGCATAACCCGACTTGTAGAAATTATCAGGGTCTGGATATTGGCAGCCAATATCGCAGCGCTATTTTTTATACGGAAGAAGATCAACGAAGAGCGGCCGAAAAGAGCCGACAAGCTGAAACCGACTCCGGTCGACACGCCGCCCCGATCGTTACCGAAATTACTTCAGCCGGGATTTTCTGGCGTGCTGAAGATTATCACCAGCAGTATCTGGACAAGTAG
- a CDS encoding permease — translation MTALTKFFMGLLRQRMLLFVGALYLGTWLVSPQKTLAAFQAGYHLFLSVTILIIAVFAMAGLLQTWIGREMIGRVLGREGGFKGLLLGVGCGAILIGPSFVIFPLLMSLRRLGARWAVVAIVLAAYGLKPQMLPVEAQFLGLPFALVRGGLTLMLAIPLGLAVERLMPEDERN, via the coding sequence GTGACAGCCTTGACCAAGTTTTTTATGGGTCTGCTCCGCCAGCGCATGCTCCTGTTCGTGGGCGCGTTATATCTCGGGACCTGGCTGGTTTCACCTCAGAAAACCCTGGCCGCATTTCAGGCCGGATATCACCTGTTCCTGTCAGTCACGATTTTGATCATTGCCGTTTTCGCGATGGCTGGATTACTTCAGACCTGGATCGGACGGGAAATGATTGGGCGCGTACTCGGACGGGAGGGGGGCTTCAAGGGGTTGTTGCTGGGGGTCGGGTGCGGAGCGATTCTGATCGGCCCCTCTTTTGTGATATTTCCATTGTTGATGAGTTTACGTCGTCTGGGGGCGCGCTGGGCCGTGGTTGCCATTGTGCTGGCGGCCTATGGGCTGAAGCCGCAGATGTTACCGGTTGAGGCCCAATTTCTGGGTTTGCCCTTTGCGCTGGTGCGCGGGGGGCTGACGTTGATGCTGGCGATTCCGCTGGGTCTCGCGGTGGAACGATTGATGCCGGAGGATGAGAGAAATTAG
- a CDS encoding MBL fold metallo-hydrolase, whose translation MQLTFLGSGDAFSSGGRLQSGIYLSTGKKGLLLDCGATLLAGLHRCGLATEQIDDIAISHLHGDHFSGIPFFFLDALFVQQRRKPLNIFGPTGLEERVVSTCHALYPGALDGPFPFTLNYHILTPPKTTVTELFKVSTFAARHGQAPALSMRLEFGTCTIAYSGDTEWHPDLIKLARGSDLFICECSSYDNSVPGHLNYKTLVQHLTELESNRIILTHTGPQIDAQRHQIVLEVAQDGLQIRL comes from the coding sequence TTGCAATTGACCTTTCTTGGCAGCGGCGATGCCTTCTCAAGTGGTGGGCGTTTACAAAGCGGGATCTATCTCTCTACAGGTAAAAAAGGGTTGCTCCTCGATTGTGGAGCAACCCTGCTGGCCGGACTGCATCGTTGCGGGCTCGCCACGGAGCAGATCGATGACATTGCCATCAGCCATCTGCACGGTGATCATTTTAGCGGTATCCCCTTTTTCTTCCTCGATGCCCTCTTCGTTCAACAACGCCGTAAACCCTTAAATATATTCGGCCCGACTGGACTTGAAGAACGTGTGGTCTCTACCTGCCATGCGCTCTACCCCGGTGCCCTCGATGGCCCTTTTCCGTTTACACTCAACTATCACATCCTGACCCCGCCAAAAACCACGGTCACAGAATTGTTCAAAGTTTCAACCTTCGCAGCCCGCCATGGACAGGCCCCCGCTCTCTCGATGCGGCTCGAATTCGGCACATGTACTATCGCCTACAGTGGCGATACCGAATGGCACCCGGACCTGATCAAGCTCGCCAGGGGGAGCGATCTTTTCATCTGCGAGTGCAGCAGCTACGACAATTCTGTCCCGGGTCATCTCAATTATAAAACCCTCGTCCAACACCTCACTGAGCTTGAATCCAACCGGATTATTCTGACCCATACCGGCCCACAGATTGACGCCCAGCGTCACCAGATCGTCCTTGAAGTCGCGCAGGATGGCCTGCAAATTCGACTCTAG
- a CDS encoding ABC transporter ATP-binding protein, producing MHQLAQTIITAQNDTLLLQASGLSYTYPDGTQALSDINLQIRVRDRIALVGHNGSGKTTLVKQLCGLLTPQEGQITFRGEQLTAEQLKRVRLEIGILFQDPDDQLFGHNIYEDVAFGPRNQGLSEKEVDLAVRQAVSDVGLTELLFKPPHSLSYGQKKRAALAGLLAMQPELLILDEPTANLDPLQEQIFLDLLKDYQGTLVLISHDLIFLYELCERALVLDNGRVHHDFQLKELVEHRPSLREHGLDFSFRFAEDAAADRALAAATAATAKAAAQPAELPLIEVKALRYNYPDGTPALRGVDLRIQPGERLAIVGENGAGKSTLLMALLGLIPFHGDYRFGGRQVLPGKGRLVWQETGMVFQDSADQLICPTCYDEVAFAPRQFGIKEDEVGKLVASALKMVKLDDFAERIPLHLSGGERKRLALASVLSLQPQLLILDEPTAGLDPQGEELLLEILGGIDATLVLVSHDIFFVRQLSERTLVMHDGLISHDYSTKDFINDRNLTSLNGLDYTYRDRCTLRIRDLQHKHEHAHAHKHRHEHLHRHGETVHSHLHEHEHEHQHSFTHVHGDAGSHQHPTQTRYHDHSHPGHEEDEHHHPH from the coding sequence ATGCATCAGCTGGCACAAACAATCATCACAGCGCAGAACGATACCTTGCTCCTGCAGGCGTCCGGCCTAAGTTATACCTACCCGGACGGGACCCAGGCGCTTAGTGACATCAATCTGCAGATTCGCGTCAGGGATCGCATCGCTCTGGTCGGGCATAATGGTTCAGGCAAGACCACTCTTGTCAAGCAGCTCTGTGGTCTGCTGACCCCGCAAGAGGGGCAGATCACATTTCGGGGAGAGCAGCTCACGGCAGAACAGCTGAAACGGGTACGTCTGGAGATAGGGATTCTGTTTCAGGATCCGGATGATCAACTCTTCGGTCACAACATTTATGAAGATGTGGCTTTTGGGCCGCGCAATCAGGGTCTGTCCGAGAAGGAAGTCGATCTGGCGGTGCGTCAGGCCGTCAGCGATGTTGGGCTGACCGAACTGCTGTTTAAGCCGCCGCATTCCTTAAGCTACGGACAAAAGAAGCGCGCGGCCTTAGCCGGCCTGCTGGCGATGCAGCCCGAACTGCTGATACTGGATGAACCGACAGCTAATCTGGACCCGCTGCAAGAACAGATCTTTCTCGACCTGCTTAAAGATTACCAGGGGACCCTGGTGCTGATCAGCCATGATCTGATCTTCCTCTACGAACTATGCGAACGTGCCCTGGTGCTTGATAACGGCCGGGTACATCATGATTTTCAGTTGAAAGAACTGGTAGAGCACCGCCCCTCATTGCGTGAGCACGGACTCGATTTCTCCTTTCGTTTTGCCGAGGATGCTGCGGCCGATCGGGCGTTGGCAGCCGCAACCGCTGCTACGGCCAAGGCAGCAGCGCAGCCAGCGGAACTCCCTTTGATCGAGGTCAAAGCGCTCCGTTACAATTATCCTGATGGAACACCCGCTCTGCGCGGGGTTGATCTGAGAATTCAGCCCGGTGAGCGGCTGGCCATCGTGGGAGAAAACGGTGCCGGTAAGAGCACGCTGCTGATGGCCTTGCTGGGTCTGATTCCGTTTCATGGAGATTATCGCTTTGGTGGTCGACAGGTTCTGCCCGGCAAGGGGCGTCTGGTTTGGCAAGAGACCGGCATGGTTTTTCAAGATAGTGCCGACCAGTTGATCTGTCCCACCTGCTATGACGAAGTAGCCTTTGCCCCGCGTCAGTTCGGGATTAAAGAAGATGAGGTAGGGAAACTTGTCGCATCTGCCCTTAAAATGGTTAAACTTGACGATTTCGCCGAACGGATTCCACTACACCTCTCGGGAGGGGAGCGCAAGCGTCTGGCCTTGGCGAGCGTTTTAAGCCTCCAGCCGCAATTGCTGATCCTCGATGAACCGACCGCGGGCCTCGATCCCCAGGGTGAGGAGTTACTGCTCGAAATTTTAGGCGGCATTGATGCGACACTGGTGCTGGTGAGTCATGACATCTTCTTTGTGCGTCAACTCAGCGAGCGCACGCTGGTGATGCACGACGGCCTGATTAGCCATGATTATTCGACAAAGGATTTCATCAATGACAGGAACCTGACCAGCCTCAATGGTCTCGATTATACCTATCGCGACCGCTGTACCTTGAGGATTCGTGACCTGCAGCACAAGCACGAACATGCTCATGCACACAAACATCGGCATGAACATCTTCATCGACATGGTGAGACTGTTCACAGTCATCTCCACGAACATGAGCATGAACATCAGCACAGTTTCACGCACGTGCATGGAGATGCCGGTTCTCACCAACATCCGACGCAAACTCGATACCATGACCATAGTCATCCGGGCCATGAAGAGGATGAGCATCATCACCCGCACTGA
- a CDS encoding ATP-binding protein, with amino-acid sequence MFDDPVLKTQLQRVLAAVEQLLPPAIEPLDWQSCHAASWRRQSFAGFLHPVDALDPVQLDDLLGIDAQKRILEENTCQFLDGFPSNNVLLWGTRGTGKSTLVRALLNRYAASGLRVIQVDKDDLVYLPDIFAAIRGQAYRFILLCDDLSFEPGETGYKVLKSALDGSVYAAPENVRIYVTSNRRHLLPEYETDNLGAKMVNNEIHHGEGVEEKISLSDRFGLWVAFNSFSQDQYLEVVEKTLARICHQQGIPPLWDKELCSEAIEWSRAKSKRCGRTALQFAQYSVGRRMRKDKK; translated from the coding sequence ATGTTTGATGATCCTGTTTTGAAAACGCAATTACAACGCGTGCTGGCTGCCGTCGAACAGTTACTGCCCCCAGCGATTGAGCCGCTTGACTGGCAGTCTTGCCATGCCGCGAGCTGGCGTCGCCAGTCCTTTGCCGGGTTTCTGCATCCGGTTGATGCGCTCGATCCAGTGCAGCTCGACGATCTGCTCGGCATTGACGCCCAAAAGCGCATTTTGGAAGAAAACACCTGTCAGTTCCTCGATGGATTCCCGTCAAACAATGTCCTGCTCTGGGGGACGCGTGGTACCGGCAAGTCGACCCTGGTGCGCGCCCTGCTCAATCGTTATGCCGCCTCAGGATTGCGCGTTATTCAGGTCGATAAAGATGATCTTGTCTACCTGCCCGATATCTTTGCTGCAATTCGCGGACAGGCGTATCGTTTCATTCTGTTGTGCGATGACCTTTCGTTTGAGCCGGGAGAAACGGGCTACAAGGTGCTGAAGAGTGCGTTGGATGGCTCGGTCTATGCTGCGCCAGAAAATGTGCGGATCTATGTCACCTCCAACCGCCGTCATCTGTTGCCCGAATATGAAACCGACAATCTCGGGGCTAAAATGGTGAATAATGAGATTCATCACGGCGAGGGGGTTGAAGAGAAAATCTCGCTCTCGGACCGCTTCGGCCTCTGGGTCGCGTTTAACAGCTTCAGTCAGGATCAGTATCTTGAAGTGGTAGAAAAAACCCTCGCCCGGATCTGTCACCAGCAGGGGATTCCCCCACTGTGGGATAAGGAGCTGTGTAGCGAGGCGATTGAATGGTCACGCGCCAAGAGTAAGCGTTGTGGGCGAACTGCGCTGCAGTTTGCTCAGTATTCAGTTGGACGACGTATGCGGAAGGATAAAAAATGA
- the cbiM gene encoding cobalt transporter CbiM produces the protein MHISDGVLPISVAIGTYVVSAGICTWSVKRTRSEDLPKVAVLTAAFFVASLIHLPFGPTSVHLIIPGLVGALLGPSAFLAIALGLVLQCLLFQFGGLTALGANMLMMGLPALLAGWFFYHFKGRSRKQRIFVGALCGGGATVFAALLLALLLASGGEDFYGVAKLALIAHIPVVLIETGVTAMIVSFLLKVKPELLETPFALKGQK, from the coding sequence ATGCATATTTCTGACGGAGTTCTCCCTATATCAGTCGCTATTGGCACCTATGTTGTCAGTGCGGGGATCTGTACCTGGAGTGTTAAACGCACCCGGAGTGAAGACCTGCCCAAGGTGGCGGTGCTGACCGCGGCATTCTTTGTCGCTTCGTTGATTCATCTGCCCTTCGGCCCGACCAGTGTGCATTTGATCATTCCCGGCCTAGTCGGTGCGCTGCTAGGCCCATCGGCTTTTTTAGCCATCGCTCTCGGACTGGTGCTGCAGTGCCTGCTGTTTCAGTTTGGCGGGTTGACTGCCTTGGGGGCTAATATGTTGATGATGGGTCTGCCTGCGTTATTGGCGGGCTGGTTTTTTTATCATTTTAAAGGGCGGAGCAGGAAACAGCGGATTTTTGTCGGAGCTCTTTGCGGCGGCGGGGCGACTGTGTTTGCGGCCTTACTTCTGGCGTTGCTTCTGGCCAGCGGCGGCGAGGATTTTTACGGCGTCGCCAAACTGGCTCTGATCGCGCACATCCCGGTGGTGTTGATCGAAACCGGGGTCACCGCAATGATTGTCTCCTTTTTACTCAAGGTGAAGCCTGAACTGCTCGAGACCCCTTTTGCACTTAAGGGCCAAAAGTGA
- a CDS encoding DUF4198 domain-containing protein codes for MDYRWRLLLVCALILCSASIAMAHFGLILPSDDILTQTDNRTLSLQVKFLHPYEGHYLEMVKPQRFGVLHAGKITDLSDKLQARKGRGPTQTRDFTYWVGDYKIRRPGDYTFFVEPTPYWEPAEDKYILHYTKVCVDAFGLQTGWDQAVGLETEIVPLTRPYGLWTGNLFSAQVLLKGKPAAFIEVEVEYLNEAAEGAPIHAPSDPFVTQVVKTDGGGVFHFAMPKSGWWGFAALSEADWKLQHDGIDKAVEIGAVYWVHVTDLQ; via the coding sequence ATGGATTACCGTTGGCGGTTGTTGCTGGTTTGCGCTTTGATTCTGTGCTCTGCATCCATTGCGATGGCACATTTTGGGTTGATTCTGCCGTCGGATGATATTCTGACACAGACCGACAATCGGACCCTCAGTTTGCAAGTCAAGTTTCTTCATCCATATGAAGGGCATTATCTGGAAATGGTGAAGCCGCAGCGTTTTGGTGTGCTTCATGCGGGGAAAATAACGGATCTGAGTGACAAATTACAGGCGCGCAAAGGGCGCGGTCCGACTCAAACGCGGGATTTTACCTACTGGGTCGGTGACTACAAGATCCGGCGACCCGGCGATTATACCTTTTTTGTAGAACCAACCCCCTACTGGGAGCCCGCCGAGGACAAATATATCCTTCACTACACCAAGGTTTGTGTCGATGCTTTTGGTTTGCAGACGGGATGGGACCAGGCCGTCGGCCTGGAAACTGAAATCGTGCCACTGACCCGGCCCTATGGCTTGTGGACGGGGAATCTCTTTTCGGCACAGGTGCTGCTAAAGGGGAAGCCCGCGGCGTTTATTGAGGTTGAGGTTGAATATCTGAACGAGGCGGCCGAAGGCGCACCGATTCATGCGCCGAGTGATCCCTTTGTGACTCAGGTGGTTAAGACTGATGGCGGTGGAGTATTTCACTTTGCCATGCCGAAAAGCGGTTGGTGGGGCTTTGCCGCCTTAAGTGAAGCAGATTGGAAATTGCAACATGACGGCATCGATAAGGCTGTTGAAATTGGAGCAGTTTACTGGGTGCATGTGACCGATCTGCAGTAA